The sequence below is a genomic window from Pseudorasbora parva isolate DD20220531a chromosome 4, ASM2467924v1, whole genome shotgun sequence.
GTAAGTCTGCTGTTTCTTTTATCTCGTTAATTGAGTTGATTGCTCCTCTTGTGTAAATTACGTTAATTGTCTGAATCTGCTCCTTCCCgaactttgttaataaaacactgtgtttataaaatCTACCAATTTTCCTTTTTTAACTAAGGCCTACTGCTTAATCtgagccttgtctgtgaaaccaggcatGGGAggctttcattaaaaaaaatctaaatctaaaaatGAAATCCAATTTTCAAGTGTATCACAGgacttaaaaatacagtaaatctTAAAATGAGAACCGTCTACTCACccttgaaactttttttttcttttttcttggaTCACAGGAGTCATACCACAAAATATCAAGATGCAGAATTATTTCATATTTCTCAGTCATTATTTTTGAGCTTGGTGAGAACCAGTCAATACTTGCAAAAAACTATGTTACTATGTAACTTTAATGTTCTACTAGATGacaattttccttttttaaattaacCATCCTATCAATGATGTTACTGATGTTTATGACTATAATATAAACCAGGAATTCCCAACCAGGGCTACAAAGTACTTTGCTTTGTTATAACCGTACATGTGtgtaatgatttctgaatgtgTAAATTGTGTCCATTTGTTTcgattaatgtaaaaaaatgcaatatcaATCCAATATGACAAGTGATTCTTGCATAAACTACAAGACAAAAAGCATCACTAAGAGAGACagtaaaggcctgttcacaaCAAGGctgataactatattagcgtccACACCAGAAGACTATACTGTACTGTTTATTTTATGCACACCCTGCAGTTATGCCGTCTGCTGCTATAAATCCTGAGCTTTTTAAAGCAGGAtaaattctgattggctgtcaatgtatttattgttcatgagctgttaaaaaaaatggactctgttattcttttatatttagaaaGAGTTTTGTTATGTAATCCcccttggtgtgaacaggccttgaGACTATACATACAACACAATGTCACAAAATTTGTACAGGTCTGTGGAACAGTTTCCTCCTTAAAACACAATATTGTCTTGGGACTATTTTTGAAATTAGAAAGGCTCTGCAACACAAACTTCCGCATCAAAGCACCCTCCATAGTAAATGTGGACGAAATTACgctttcattttaaatgtttctttGTCACTCCCACttctttacaaacacacactaatAACAGTTTTTTATCCATattatacaaatgcaaatctaTCTTTGCAATACCTAGACACACAGTCGACTCTGTATGTGTGTAAAACCTCTATCATTCTATTAGCACTCTGAAAATTAGATCTCTGAATGCAGTACAGTAACTCACATTCCAAACAATTAGAAAGCTACAGCTCTCGCGTGATAAATTCGGTGTGCTTGACAAGCTGTTCAAATGGAACTTCAAGCTTGTCAGAAGCTCAATTTGTCTGACTGTAACATGTCAAGTTAATGTACAAGAAAAACACTTTTGACAGCTTCAATTAAAATTCTGAATGCTTCTTTGagaattaaatttaattacTTCATTTTGCATAAAATTTCCATCTTAAGCAACAGTAACACTGTAATATAAAGGGCAAATGTAAATGCCAACATTCCAAAGCAAGTTATCACCACCCCAATTAGTACACTAAAATCTATGACATACTTTGCCcttgttatttaaaataaaacgtaataaTAACGTAATATATCTCCAAAAAGGTTTATTGCTATGTTTTCACCTGTAAACATTTTCTTTAACACTAGTCTTACATAGTGATTTAAACCAGAGACATATGACAAATTTTAAAAGACACCAATATACGAAATTTTTCAGCAGCAAAATTACACTTTCTCATAATTCAAATTGTGATGATTTCAGTCCCATCattggtttattttatttttttatggtaaCCTTTAATGCAACAGTAATGGTTATGACACCTAGTATTAAAAATGCTGAAAACTTTCAGTGTTTTAACATGTTGTGCCTTCATCGTTATATTAGGTACCCGATCTCATCCTCTACATGGCCTGCTTTGATGGAATCGGTCACCCAAGATTCCCGAACAATTTTGAACTTCTTAGTAAAAAGACGCCTCAGTGTCTTTAAGTCCAGAGCCCTTCTCTCACCTTCTACTATGACATGCGAGATTCCTTCCTTCAGTTTTTCCACAACTGTACCACCATGGAATCGGAATTCTAAGACACGTGTGTCCAAACATGTACCGCGGATAATGGATGTTGGATCTTCTAAGTCAGCACACCGGTCAAAGTATGCACTGTAAGGCCTAAAAATGCTAGTGGGCAAGTCATCCCATGCATTCTCTGCTTCTATCTGAGCCACTGAAGGACATTTAGCTTTTGTGGGGCCAATCCTTTCAAAGATTTCCATCAGCTGCTGTTCATCCGTGTCAACGTAATAACTGTCTCCATACTGATCATACTCTTTAGCGAAGTGGTCCCTTGTGGAGGGTGACATATGGATCATGTGACGTGGTTGCCATGGTATAACCTGCTTATTTTCCAGACACTCCAGAAGCCAAGCAGCCCACACCACATCATGCTGGTCTGAAGAGATGAGGTTCTTCACTCTCATGTTCTGCACAGCTGCAATCACACAGTACGTGTCTTTTCCAGGGTTCTGCACAACAATGCCTCCGCAACGGGCCACACCTTTCTCAAGCTCTGCCTTGGGATGTTCGTCATTGCCATTTATCACACAAAACTCAACATCTTCAAACATATCCGTCTCTTTGGCAACTGCTGATAAATCCTGAGATTTAAAGTGGCTAATGACTCCGATTGTCTTCTTAGGCTTGGCTACGAATTTGCGCTTCTTTTTTTCAGGTTGGTCCTCTTGGATGTGCAGATGTTTGGATGCCAGCTTTCCAGAAGCTCTAGAGCGGAACTGGCTCAGTTCGGTCAAGGTCATGCACTGATGCCACTCTTTGTCTTCTCTGATTCTTTCGATTCTGGGGAAACGCAATGTGCAGttggttttatacatttcacTAGAAACGATCTCTGCTGCTTTGACTTGTAAGATCACTGAGTTGCGTGGTTCTATATAAACCTCTGGTTTTTCTGTTCCACACAAGATGGCCGCTGGGggattatttttgttgtaaactTTCCAATGTTTGGCTAACTTCAGACCAAGATCGTACAGTTCTTTCAAAGTGTAGCCTGATCCAATGCGGCAGAGTGTGTGGAACACCGTGGGCTTCTCCCCAGGACTTGGCACCTCTGCTACCGCACACAGAAAATGAGAGAGCATCCCGCTTCTCCTGCCTTTACCCCAGTAGCCACCCACTATCAGCAGATCGAGTTCATCCATCAGACCGTCCACATATTCGGGCTTAATTTTCAACCATCCTTCACCGCGTTTATCCGGTTTGTAGATTGACATTGGATCCTTAACCATAATCCCCTCTTCTAGATTGTCAATGGCTTCATTGAGGAAATTCACTACTTCTTGCATGGTTTTGCCTTCAGATTTAGTGACCTGCTGGATGCGGCCTTTTATGGGGGTGAAGATGGTCTCAAGAGTTTCATAGCGCTTCTTGAGAGGTTCATTTCCAAACTTCTGATTGTTCACTAACAAGACATCAAATACACAGAAGCAGGTTTGCAAATCAGAGTCATCCATCAGCTTTTTAATATCAAACTTACTGCCCTTCTGCATGAAAATCTCAGTTTTAGGGTTATAAGCCATCATCTCTCCATCCAGTATGCAGTTCACCACATGAGGTTTGAAGACATTGTGAATGTATGGTGTGAGGGAGCCCTCTAGTGGAGAGGCTCCAAACTGTTGTGTGTACTCAAAAGAGTTCCTTGTAAAGTATTTGTAAACATCTCCAGCTTTGTGCAACTGAATGCGTTCACCATCCAGCTTTGTTTCAATATAGAATGGACGGTTGCCCATTTGCTTCTCTATCTGTCTTATGTTGGCAACAGCTGCCAGCATTGGTTTAAATGCAGAAAACATTTCAATGGAGACCTCACTGAGGGACACAGATGGATCATGAAGTTTTAGGCACACTTTATTCAGATCTGTGGTTACATTGTAGAGTTCAGATGCATCTGGATGGAAAACATGAAGAATTGTCTCCTTGCTGATGCCAAGTTTCATGTCCTTTAGAATCATTCGAATGAGCCACTTCTGTTCCAAAGCTGAGCTCTGCGTTATCAGATGCAAAAGGCTTTTCTTCACTTGATCCTTCTGTTTGCTGGCATTGTTGATAGCCACAGAATCCAAGAAGTCATTGACTTCTTTAATGCTTAAATTCCCCTGACTTGTACACCTTTTTTTCAGGACAAAGTAGGCTGTAAGGGCAAAGTCACCTGCTTCTCCTTGAGATGTGGTTGGAGCTCTGTAATTTAGAAGTTTGTTTGCCTCAGGTCCATTTTTAGGTAGGCCTAAAACCTCAATATACAGTTTGGCAAGCATGTTCTCTTTTATACCATAAGCCATTCGCTCTCGCTCAAATGAAGGCACAATAAGACGCATTGCTGCATAAAATGAATCTTTGGTGTCAGAATTGTCCTTGTGAAGCGCTGTGTGAAAATTCCTCCATGAATCTATAAACTCCTTTAGGATTTTGCTTTTGTCTGGTCGGAGTTTGGTCTTTTGAATCTTCTCCAGAACTGTGCAGAGGTGTATGAACGGAACTTGTGCAGCAACAGAGCTCTGTGGTGTGGCATCACTTTTTGATGCACCTTCCATCATTGCAGAGGACACctttaaggaaaaaaaaagaaaaaaaagaagcaatatCAGAGTTTATCCAAGGAGGTTTTATTCATGTGGTTTTTACTAGGACTAGTAAAAAATGATTTGATATAATCATATGTAATATTAATATGTTCATTTTCCTTGAGGAACATTAATGTAACCTTCCAACCTAAGAACATGAACAAAACATTACATTGATTCAATactaaacataaaacaaattaatttatacAGAATCTCAAAATGCAACAATTTGCCAATTGCAGAGGCAGTCAATAGCAGTTATACACCCACCACTACTGATATAATTGAATTTCTTAAAATGTATAGTGTTTCATTGCAATATATATTTTCACTTTCAAAACAgtggttttttgttttttggttgtttaaaaaaattaatgttatttacAATATGATATTTTATACTTAGTGAGAATTTCATCATGACGACTGTTCTTTCCTAATAgaattataaaattatagatTATTAAAGGATTTCTGCGACAGTTTGTAAAGCACACAGTTTTGGCAAACAAGCATAATATTTACATAGTAGACAAcataatatacaaaaaaaatatatatatatttaacctGTGTGCGAAGACTTCTGAAACGGGAGTCAGCCCAAGTCAACTAAACGTGTTATTTACAGGACGTTTAAACCGTGTCCGATACATCAGTTTATTTGATAAACGATTCCggttttataaatataatgcgacgtaaaaaaataatgcgATTTAATTAGCTATTTGTTCatgcaatgtttttttatgaatgCAGCTAATCTAATACATTCCAACTACGGCGACTGACGGAAGTGTTTTGATGTAACACGAGGAAGTTACTTTCTCTGATCTGATGGACACTCACTCCTTTAGGACTTTATCGCCACCTAGTGATCAAACTAAACAAGCGaggctatattatattatattatattatattatattatattatattatattatattatattatattatattatattatattatattatattatattatattatattatattatattatattatattatattatattatattatattattaagaAGTTTGTACAGCAGTGAGCTGGGCTCAATGCTAGTGTAAGATGGTTGGGTAACCTGAGTTTCAACATCCAGTGTATGATACTGGATTACCTTCAGCAGTCACCTTGCCTGATGGCCATCTCGCTTCTGCCCTGTTACAGCTGTCACACTGGGTTTAAAGCCATTTAGACGTGCACATCTGTGCATCAAAGTCAAGAGGGAAGGGGAGTATTTTTTTGTCGGGTGTGGTGTGTTGCAGAATGTCAGTAATAATGTCTCTGAAGAGTAAATGACCCCCAGGAGGTCCTCAGTGTTTGTTTCAATGTCTAAACAAACTTTTCAGCCCGCCCATTGGTCACTGGGTAATGTGGAGCTGAGCCGATGTGTTTCACATGTTGTTGATGTCATTTGAATGCATCAACCATAAACCAGGTACATATGCCCCAGCCACATGGTGCAgccaaatgtacatttatattcTCACATGGTTTGCTTGGCCAATTCCATGACTGATGTGTTTTCAACTGCAGTTAAATGTCAGCATTGAGATGTACATGCTGATGCTGTGGCTGAACcaatatacatacataatatGCCCTCAGAATGCAGATGTCAAAACAAACATGAGCACAAAACAATATATAGTCCCAAAAATGTAGATCACCAAGCCACACTGTTGCTGCTCTATAAGAGCCATGAGAAATGCATGTTTACCAGCTGTATGCCTTGTCTTCAGAGCTTTCCATCGTCTTCATCTGCTCTGTGTCGACTCTGTTACAACTATTTGTTGATATATCTAGCTAGACAATGTATCTGTAGTGTCTAGCATATGTCTTGCGGTACTGCAATGGGAGAGTACATTTagattttatgtgtttttcaatAAAGGAATGGagatgttagtgtttaatgttcagttgtGTTGGACCTTGAGACATTATTTGTTTTTGAATTTTGTGGTTACTATTATGCTGAAGAGTGAGCTATGGGCAACTATGGTTGTTATGATAATTCACCcacttacactctaaaaaatgctgggttaaaaacaacccaagttgggttgaaaatggacatttGAACCCATTGATCTGGGTTTAAAATCCATTGTCCATTTTCaaaccaacttgggttgtttttaacccagcatttttagaatgTAATAATGTTTAAACTTATGTCAGTTTTGAAACCATTTGTCTTATCGTTGCTCATAGCtcatcaaaaaacaaaacaaaacaaaaaaacactctaAATATAAACGGTGCTAAATAGCACTAAAAGTGGTTAATTGGCCTGTAATCTGGTAGGTATCTTTAAAGGGACTATACAGAACCTTTGTCAAATGTTGCTATGTAGAATCATAAGACGTACATTCATTGAAAAGACATCTTATCTTTCTCTCATCTTCCAATTGTATTcctcttttaaaataatttcttgTTGAATCTCTCCACCACCCCATACATTCTCCTCCTTAGATTTTAGATCTGTTAAGTTGCAGTTGAGCTTTATTATCATTCCGCTACATGTGGTGACATACAGTGGAACGAAATGCCGTGCCTCATTGGACCACGGTGCTAAATACGGACAGTATAAACCTATACACAACTAATCTCCTAAAAGTGTCGAACTATAAATAtactttacaaaaatatttaccTATACATGAAAACTATACAAATATTTTCACCTGAACACTGTACATgtgcaaaatgaaaattataaggcaatttacaatttacaaaaaGTTACTCCACTCTCATATGTTTGCTATGAATGGGAATTTACTACATTGACAAAAGCTGTTTTGAATCACTTTTATTCTTTTCTGAGGTCAAAAAATCTTTTGTGGGGCCAATGGAATATTTCCTTATAGGGGGCCTTGTGGGCAATTACCACCACCCCAAAGTGTGTGTTTAATGAACCTAATAAAATTAAGGAAATAATTAGTTCAGCTTTGTGTAGTAAGAATGAAACAAGAAGCTTGTGTGTGGTGagtgttctggcgcaatatggctgccgtcgctcatccaggtggatgctgcacattggtggtggttgaggagatacccccttctatgtaaagcactttgagtgcctagaaaagtgctatataaatgtaaaaaattattattattattattattattattattattattattagtattattattattagtagtattattattattattattattattattattattaattttattatgattattattattaataagaaTAAATAGATTTATAGATTTAAATTCCTGTGCAACAGTAACCAAAAATTGCACATGCTAATTTGCTAAATACATATGTATAACACAGGaacttaaaatgattaaaatggctcaacaaaaaatatttatttaaattgaaagagggattctgaaatccactgctcCTTCAATATACCGGTACTGTTTAGCACTGTTTATATTTAGAGTGTATTTTTGATGAGCTATGAGCAAATAAGATGATTCAGAACTGACACTGCTGCTTCAGtcgtggtcaaaattgttggtacccctggtaaatatgatcaaatatggctgtaaaaagatactctgcattgtttatccttttgatcttttatttaaaaaaaatcacaaaaatccaacctttcatttaagtaaaataattgaaaatggggggtaaatcacattataaaataaatgcttttctctaaaacacattggcacaattgttggtacccctagaattttaaatgagtaaaatatctctgaattatatttacattaatttacattttttagcaCACCAAGGTGACGTCCAGCTAGGatgtcttgtttcacaggagtataaatataaggaggcataagagccaaattcccttaatcatttatCCCATTGAGTGAAAGCAaaaaatatagttctgatgtgcagcaaaagattgtatagcttcacaaaatagaaagagcctataggaaaatagctaaagcattgaaaatccccatgtccaccatcagggcaataattaagaagctccATTTAACTAAAGGTGTTACAAATCTGCCTGAAAGAGGACGTGTATCTATATTGTCCTAATTCAAACAActcctacatcaccacatgttgtttgggagggattcaagaaaaatcctcctcgctcatccagaaacaaactccagcatattcagttgtcagacacgactggaaagtcaaaagggacctggttctgtgATGATactataaaatagctttttggcagcaaatctaccagatagttttggtgcaaacagggataaaaagtaccccatgcccacggctaaaaaataccactggatctttaatgttgtggacccctttttttgctggaggtcatgtacatcttgttcagataaaTTGTATCATGGATTTTAGCACataccaaaagataaaaaattaaaacctgatggattctgctagaaatcttataatgggccgtggttggatctcccatcaggacaatgatccaaaacaaacatcaaaatcaacacacaaatgtggcactaagcacaaaatgaagcttctcccatgaccatcccagtttcctgacctgaaccctatagaagatgtgtggctgaactgaagagaagaagcaccagcatggatctgtgaatctgaaggatctggagaggttCAGtaaggaatggtctctgatctcttgtcaggtgttctccaaactcatcaggcattatagaagaagagtcagagctgttatcttgggaaaatgaggttgcaaaaagtatttaataaaagggtaccaacaattgtggccaacgtgttttggaTAATTAGATAGATAATTAAATTCGTGAAACCAAACCTTATTTGCTCATAGCTCATCAAAAATACACTCTAAATATAAACGGTGCTAAAAAGCACTAAAAGTGGTTAACCAGGACGACTGTTTGCAATCAAGGGAAAGAAAAATgcagccaagtacagggatatcctggacgaaaaccttctccagagggctcaagacctcagactgggctggACTGggtcaccttccaacaagacaatgaccctaagcacacagataaaataatgaaggagtggcttcacaacaacccTGTaacttgaatggcccagccagagccctgaactatgcctttaagagAACCACtgattgtttcttgttttctaaagagtgttttttttttttttttttttttgtctttatggGGTGACTGAGGGtttggcctagagatgtgtgatgtttCACTAAACACTTGATGATAACAAGGTGTTGTGTGTTTAAATTTTGGAgatatcacacacccctaacatgccaGGAGTGCAAAAGTAGTGTTTGCTCACTTACCCTGGCTTCCAGATTTGAAATATGGatttttccttttactgaaacactaaagaatcaaGATGAGCATTACCTGTACTATTGTCTGTacctctcactgagagaaagcacatgttatcagtatgttttgggttagaactggagcttaatcagctccaaccttggagagactgtgtatgtgcgcagtattatatgttacagatcagtgttgaggtGGTGTACAATGGAcatcctaagagatgggtggacttgttgttctgggcaagctggcgcctgctccagacctggaaggtcattacgggcctaattctgggatgaaagcatcaacaagtgacatcagattaactgacaatgtgtggaaatttaccatgaacATTTTCTCTGAGCCAAATAGAACCATCCaccttgcagtaatgacgtaGATAGACCTTAAAAACAgaataactgttgggacaattgtatgcaTGATAGGCAGGGCGATGAGATGGggacagagggagcgcggcctacaaactccttgtgagacttgaagctggcttctgctgttgaatctgcaaactattcttcagtatttttgtctttaattaattgcactTATGACTCTTGATCTTCATTTTTCACTACTAGTCTTGGCTCATAAACTGTTAACCCATAACAAAATGAAtttgttctttctttttgcACTAACCTGAACTAAATGTGTAACTTAAAATTATCCCAATGAAAAGTATGGTTTGGTGGTATAGCATATTTGGGCTATTAACTAGTAACTTACAAGATGTACCTGTCTGAAATGACAAAGCCTTGTGGTTTATTTTAACTAAAGTGTGGTTGTGTGGcaggttttttgttttgttttgttttggtatTTTGGAATATATTCCAGATACGTATAATAAATAACAGCGCTGTCACTAAAGCAGGGGAGACTGTGACCAGGTGGCCCACATTTTTAAAGggactgtatgtaagaaatgtatttcaggctcagactaaatctaaaatatgttaaactgtgttccgaggatggacagtggtcttacaggtgtggaacgacattggggtgattcattaatgaaagacatttcatttttgggtgaataacCCTTTAAACATAATGTCAATTATtgtcaagacaagaaaaaaCTTAAAATTATATGATATCATTTTAGACACATAAAGATAAATAGAGTTTTActaagatagatagatagatagatagatagatagatagatagatagatagatagatagatagatagatagatagatagatagatagatagatag
It includes:
- the lig4 gene encoding DNA ligase 4, whose amino-acid sequence is MMEGASKSDATPQSSVAAQVPFIHLCTVLEKIQKTKLRPDKSKILKEFIDSWRNFHTALHKDNSDTKDSFYAAMRLIVPSFERERMAYGIKENMLAKLYIEVLGLPKNGPEANKLLNYRAPTTSQGEAGDFALTAYFVLKKRCTSQGNLSIKEVNDFLDSVAINNASKQKDQVKKSLLHLITQSSALEQKWLIRMILKDMKLGISKETILHVFHPDASELYNVTTDLNKVCLKLHDPSVSLSEVSIEMFSAFKPMLAAVANIRQIEKQMGNRPFYIETKLDGERIQLHKAGDVYKYFTRNSFEYTQQFGASPLEGSLTPYIHNVFKPHVVNCILDGEMMAYNPKTEIFMQKGSKFDIKKLMDDSDLQTCFCVFDVLLVNNQKFGNEPLKKRYETLETIFTPIKGRIQQVTKSEGKTMQEVVNFLNEAIDNLEEGIMVKDPMSIYKPDKRGEGWLKIKPEYVDGLMDELDLLIVGGYWGKGRRSGMLSHFLCAVAEVPSPGEKPTVFHTLCRIGSGYTLKELYDLGLKLAKHWKVYNKNNPPAAILCGTEKPEVYIEPRNSVILQVKAAEIVSSEMYKTNCTLRFPRIERIREDKEWHQCMTLTELSQFRSRASGKLASKHLHIQEDQPEKKKRKFVAKPKKTIGVISHFKSQDLSAVAKETDMFEDVEFCVINGNDEHPKAELEKGVARCGGIVVQNPGKDTYCVIAAVQNMRVKNLISSDQHDVVWAAWLLECLENKQVIPWQPRHMIHMSPSTRDHFAKEYDQYGDSYYVDTDEQQLMEIFERIGPTKAKCPSVAQIEAENAWDDLPTSIFRPYSAYFDRCADLEDPTSIIRGTCLDTRVLEFRFHGGTVVEKLKEGISHVIVEGERRALDLKTLRRLFTKKFKIVRESWVTDSIKAGHVEDEIGYLI